The region ACGCGGTTGTCTTGCCCCTGCGTCAGGAGGATGGGCGTTGTCATCTCTACCGCCTGCCGGAAATAATCGTCGGGAAGCGCCGCGTAACGCGGGTCGGAAGGATCGTATTTGATGGCGGCGTTGTTGTTCCTAACCATCTTCAGCACGTGCCGGTAGTAATGCACACCCGTTCCGCCAAACAGGTCGCCGAGGCGGTCGTGCGTCTCCGGCGCAATATTGGCGTGATCGAACAGCGCAGGACGCCCGTTCCCCCACATGAAACTCAGCATATGGCATTCGGGAGAATCGCATTCCTTGTGGACGAAGTCGGCGCCCAGCGCCAGCAGCTTGCCTGCCGACCAGCCCCGCTGGCGCCGCCACGACGGGCTGAAATATTCGATGCCGAGCAGATAGTCGGAAGCCCAAGGCCCCGCGGCAAGCTTCACCCTGGCCCAGGAAGAAATTTCAGGCGTGAGCGCAACGCTGTTGAGAATGGCGCTGCTGATGCCCTGTATCGTCTTCCCGAACAGGCTCATGGCAACCGTCAGCGCGCCGACGCAATGGGCAACGATATGGATGCGCCTGTCGGGACCGATGTGTTTGCGCAGCTCGGCAATGGCAGCCGGATGATCGAACAGGGCGATGTCGTCGAAGTTGTAACGGTGGCGGGCAAGGTTATAGGGGAAGCGGCAGCTGCCTCGGTAGTCGAGCGTCCATACATCGCCATACCCCTGGTCGAGCAGCGTTTGCGCCAAATTCTGGTGCTCCGGCATGATGAACATATCGGAGGAAGATGTCAGGCCATGGACAAGCAGCACTACGTCATCGCAATCGCTGCGCCGGAAACGGGTCAGCTGCAGGGTCAGTCCGTCGCCCGTGCTGAACGGATGCACCGAGATTGCCGCGTTGCTCACGCCTTCGGTAGTAAAGCGGGGATACCGCCGTTCGGGACGGTTCGGCGGCAGCGGCAGCGATGGCGCGTAGACATCCCACAGCTTGCCGGCAAAGAACCTGCCGAATCGCGCGAGCCCTGCCAGGCTGGAACTGCCGTCAGATGCCGTGGCGCGCAATTGCCCCAGCACCCTGATGAAGTCCGCCACACCAAGGCCGATGATGCCGGTGACCCACAGCTCTGCCTGCACCGCCTTGTCCGGATCGACATGGCCTCGATAGATGTTGACGTAGAGAGTCGTCGTGTCGTGCCACAGATCGAATAACTGATCGTGCTGCACCTGCTTTACGCCGACGAAAGTGACGGGCTCTTGTTGTGGCGTCAGGGCATACAACTGGTAGTACATCACCTTGCGGTCGAGGTCTGCGGTGTCCGGCAGCAACCTGAATACGCCGGACTGCACCGGGCATACGCCGCCAAGCAGGAGGCTGTCTAGCTCGCCGCTGAGCGTGCCGATATGTGCGGGTTCGTCCAGAAAATGCGCAAGGTCGGGGATGAGTACTGAAACATCGATGGACAGGCTGTTGCCCGCTTTCCTTCCTTCGGTATAACCATCGGCGAAAGTAGTTTGCGCTGCGCTGGCATAACCGCGCATCGTTTCTGAAAACGTGATCCTGACGCTGCCACCCTCATTCGCCATGTTATTTTTTGTAAGTATGTTGATGCGTCAACAACTGTACTGGCACCCTGAAAGCCGAAGCCTACCACATTACCCGAAGCCCTCTGCAACCCCCTGCCCCGGCTCACAACGGCGAGATGAACACGCTCTCGCGCAGCTTCTTCAACTGGTCGCGCAGTTGCGCGGCTTTCTCGAACTCCAGGTTTTTGGCGGATTGCAGCATCTCTTTTTCCAGGCGGGCGATCTCCTTCGAGACTTCCTTCTCGCTCATCGCCAGATATTTGGCCTGGGTTTGCGCTGCCTTTAGCGACACGCGTTCATCGTCCACGTCGTAGGCGCTGTCGATGATGTCCTTGATGCGCTTGACGATGGACTGCGGCGTGATGCCGTGCTCTTCGTTGTAGGCCACCTGTTTGGCGCGGCGGCGGTCCGTTTCGGAAATGGCCTTGCGCATGGACTCGGTGATACGGTCTGCATACAGGATGGCAGTACCATGCAGGTGGCGCGCGGCGCGGCCTATGGTCTGGATCAGCGAGCGTTCTGAACGCAGGAAGCCTTCCTTGTCCGCATCCAGGATCGCCACCAGCGACACTTCGGGAATATCCAGCCCCTCGCGCAGCAGGTTGATGCCGACCAGCACATCGAACATGCCAAGGCGCAAATCGCGGATGATCTCCACGCGCTCCACGGTTTCGATATCCGAGTGCAGGTAGCGCACCTTGATGCCGTGCTCGGCAAAATATTCGGTAAGGTCTTCGGCCATGCGCTTGGTCAGCGTGGTAACCAGCACCCGCTCGCCCACGTTCGTGCGCAAAGTCACTTCTGACATCAGGTCGTCCACCTGGTTGGTGGCGGGACGCACTTCGATGGCCGGATCGATAAGTCCGGTCGGACGCACCACCTGCTCCACCACCTGCCCGGTGTGCTCGGCTTCGTACACGGATGGCGTTGCGGAGACAAAGATGGTCTGGCGCATGATCTTCTCGAACTCGTCGAAACGCAGCGGACGGTTGTCCAGCGCGGAAGGCAGGCGAAAACCGTAATTGACCAGATTCTCCTTGCGTGCCCGATCGCCCTTGTACATACCGCCGATCTGGGGAATGGTGACGTGGCTTTCGTCGATGATCATCAGCGCGTTTGGCGGCAGATAGTCCATCAGCGTCGGTGGCGCTTCGTTCGGTCCGCGTTGGGAAAGATGGCGCGAATAGTTCTCAATGCCTTTGGTAAAACCAATCTCGGCCAGCATCTCCAGATCGTGGCGAGTGCGCTGCTCGATGCGCTGCGCCTCCACGAGCTTGTTCTCTTTCACAAAGAAGGCAATGCGCTCGGCCAGCTCGACCTTGATGGTTTCGATGGCGTGCAGAGTCGTCTCGCGCGGTGT is a window of Sideroxydans sp. CL21 DNA encoding:
- a CDS encoding alpha/beta hydrolase, whose product is MANEGGSVRITFSETMRGYASAAQTTFADGYTEGRKAGNSLSIDVSVLIPDLAHFLDEPAHIGTLSGELDSLLLGGVCPVQSGVFRLLPDTADLDRKVMYYQLYALTPQQEPVTFVGVKQVQHDQLFDLWHDTTTLYVNIYRGHVDPDKAVQAELWVTGIIGLGVADFIRVLGQLRATASDGSSSLAGLARFGRFFAGKLWDVYAPSLPLPPNRPERRYPRFTTEGVSNAAISVHPFSTGDGLTLQLTRFRRSDCDDVVLLVHGLTSSSDMFIMPEHQNLAQTLLDQGYGDVWTLDYRGSCRFPYNLARHRYNFDDIALFDHPAAIAELRKHIGPDRRIHIVAHCVGALTVAMSLFGKTIQGISSAILNSVALTPEISSWARVKLAAGPWASDYLLGIEYFSPSWRRQRGWSAGKLLALGADFVHKECDSPECHMLSFMWGNGRPALFDHANIAPETHDRLGDLFGGTGVHYYRHVLKMVRNNNAAIKYDPSDPRYAALPDDYFRQAVEMTTPILLTQGQDNRVFMDSNIICHQRLEKISPGRHRLQVFTGYGHQDVFMGKNVHADIFPRLIAFLREHSHG
- the uvrB gene encoding excinuclease ABC subunit UvrB, whose translation is MKTITFPDSPYLLHLPFDPAGDQPTAIAQLVEGINDGLAYQTLLGVTGSGKTFTIANVIARTGRPAIVMAPNKTLAAQLYSELRDFFPENAVEYFVSYYDYYQPEAYVPSRDVYIEKDSSINEQIEQMRLSATKSMLERQDCIIVATVSAIYGIGDPVDYHGMILHLREHEKVAQRDVIQRLVGMQYDRNDVDFARGNFRVRGDVIDIYPAESSENALRVTLFDDEVESLALFDPLTGHIQTRVPRYTVYPSSHYVTPRETTLHAIETIKVELAERIAFFVKENKLVEAQRIEQRTRHDLEMLAEIGFTKGIENYSRHLSQRGPNEAPPTLMDYLPPNALMIIDESHVTIPQIGGMYKGDRARKENLVNYGFRLPSALDNRPLRFDEFEKIMRQTIFVSATPSVYEAEHTGQVVEQVVRPTGLIDPAIEVRPATNQVDDLMSEVTLRTNVGERVLVTTLTKRMAEDLTEYFAEHGIKVRYLHSDIETVERVEIIRDLRLGMFDVLVGINLLREGLDIPEVSLVAILDADKEGFLRSERSLIQTIGRAARHLHGTAILYADRITESMRKAISETDRRRAKQVAYNEEHGITPQSIVKRIKDIIDSAYDVDDERVSLKAAQTQAKYLAMSEKEVSKEIARLEKEMLQSAKNLEFEKAAQLRDQLKKLRESVFISPL